The following are encoded together in the Euwallacea fornicatus isolate EFF26 chromosome 29, ASM4011564v1, whole genome shotgun sequence genome:
- the LOC136347684 gene encoding putative inorganic phosphate cotransporter isoform X1, translated as MTFTNTDLNVEEQGKKNPPPPYQEQIVPPSVWFGTRHFVTFMLFLGMANAYVMRTNMSVAIVAMVNHTAITTDDGHEQGVDMECGVESSNSNSSSTSSDGEFVWETDLQGYILSSFFYGYVITQIPFGILAKKYGNIYFLGIGMLINSVFGLLVPAAAHMGVWWLIVVRFIQGLGEGPIVPCTHALLAKWIPPNERSRMGAFVYAGAQFGTVISMPLSGLLAVSHGGWPSIFYVFGAIGAVWCVAFLLWIYEDPEVNPKINPDERMYIQKSLGRVAGQTIPPIPWMSILKSLPFWAILLAHMGHNYGYETLMTELPTYMKQVLHFSLKDNGFLSAMPYLAMWLFSIFISHVADWMLTKPCFNLTVVRKLINAIGQYGPASALFAAAFTGCDRWLTVSLLTLGVGLNGGIYSGFKVNHLDISPQFAGILMSFTNCLANLAGLLAPIYAGYMVKGTPSIVKWRKVFITAAAVYAACCSFYVLFSSGQRQHWDQPQDPAPVSPEEGKEKGDKRAGVETTRA; from the exons TATGGTTTGGTACAAGACACTTCGTTACCTTCATGTTGTTCTTGGGCATGGCCAATGCCTACGTCATGAGGACCAACATGTCGGTCGCCATTGTTGCCATGGTGAATCATACTGCCATCACCACGGATGACGGTCACGAGCAAGGGGTGGACATGGAGTGCGGGGTTGAATCCAGCAATTCG AATTCGTCATCGACCTCTTCTGACGGAGAATTTGTGTGGGAGACCGACCTCCAAGGTTACATCCTGTCCTCCTTCTTCTACGGCTACGTGATCACCCAGATCCCCTTCGGAATTCTAGccaaaaaatatggaaacatCTACTTTTTGGGAATTGGAATGCTCATTAATTCCGTGTTCGGACTGTTGGTACCTGCAGCCGCTCACATGGGCGTGTGGTGGTTGATAGTCGTGCGGTTTATTCAGGGTTTGGGAGAG GGGCCCATTGTACCATGTACCCATGCCTTGCTCGCCAAATGGATTCCGCCTAATGAAAGGAGTCGTATGGGTGCTTTTGTTTATGCAG GAGCCCAATTCGGAACGGTCATCTCAATGCCCCTTAGCGGCCTCTTGGCCGTCTCACACGGAGGATGGCCGTCAATATTCTACGTCTTCGGAGCTATCGGAGCTGTCTGGTGTGTTGCCTTTCTCCTCTGGATCTACGAAGATCCAGAAGTCAATCCGAAAATCAACCCGGATGAACGCATGTACATCCAGAAGTCTTTGGGAAGAGTTGCAGGACAAACT ATTCCCCCAATTCCATGGATGTCAATCCTCAAGTCTTTGCCATTCTGGGCCATTTTGCTCGCACATATGGGGCACAACTACGGCTACGAAACTTTGATGACGGAACTGCCCACCTACATGAAGCAAGTCCTGCATTTCAGTCTCAAAGAT aatGGATTTTTGTCAGCCATGCCCTATTTGGCGATGTGgctattttccattttcatcaGTCACGTCGCTGATTGGATGCTTACCAAGCCCTGTTTCAACCTAACAGTAGTCAGGAAACTCATAAATGCTATCG GTCAGTATGGGCCAGCAAGTGCCCTCTTTGCGGCCGCCTTCACAGGGTGCGACCGATGGTTGACCGTGAGTCTGCTCACCCTGGGTGTAGGATTGAACGGGGGCATTTACTCCGGTTTTAAAGTGAATCATCTGGACATCAGCCCTCAATTCGCAGGAATTTTAATGTCCTTCACGAATTGTCTGGCCAATCTGGCTGGGCTATTAGCCCCCATCTATGCAGGATATATGGTAAAGGGAACA CCAAGCATCGTCAAGTGGCGAAAAGTATTCATCACAGCAGCGGCTGTTTATGCAGCCTGTTGCTCATTCTACGTGTTGTTCAGCTCGGGTCAAAGACAGCACTGGGACCAGCCCCAAGACCCTGCCCCTGTGAGCCCTGAGGAGGGGAAAGAGAAAGGTGACAAACGCGCCGGCGTGGAGACCACTAGGGCCTag
- the LOC136347684 gene encoding putative inorganic phosphate cotransporter isoform X2 — protein sequence MSSLRKKSHQYYPNEVFEKEVKNIQSNSSVWFGTRHFVTFMLFLGMANAYVMRTNMSVAIVAMVNHTAITTDDGHEQGVDMECGVESSNSNSSSTSSDGEFVWETDLQGYILSSFFYGYVITQIPFGILAKKYGNIYFLGIGMLINSVFGLLVPAAAHMGVWWLIVVRFIQGLGEGPIVPCTHALLAKWIPPNERSRMGAFVYAGAQFGTVISMPLSGLLAVSHGGWPSIFYVFGAIGAVWCVAFLLWIYEDPEVNPKINPDERMYIQKSLGRVAGQTIPPIPWMSILKSLPFWAILLAHMGHNYGYETLMTELPTYMKQVLHFSLKDNGFLSAMPYLAMWLFSIFISHVADWMLTKPCFNLTVVRKLINAIGQYGPASALFAAAFTGCDRWLTVSLLTLGVGLNGGIYSGFKVNHLDISPQFAGILMSFTNCLANLAGLLAPIYAGYMVKGTPSIVKWRKVFITAAAVYAACCSFYVLFSSGQRQHWDQPQDPAPVSPEEGKEKGDKRAGVETTRA from the exons ATGAGCAGTTTACGAAAAAAATCCCATCAGTATTATCCTAACGAGGTTTTCGAGAAGGAAGTTAAGAACATCCAGAGTAATTCTTCGG TATGGTTTGGTACAAGACACTTCGTTACCTTCATGTTGTTCTTGGGCATGGCCAATGCCTACGTCATGAGGACCAACATGTCGGTCGCCATTGTTGCCATGGTGAATCATACTGCCATCACCACGGATGACGGTCACGAGCAAGGGGTGGACATGGAGTGCGGGGTTGAATCCAGCAATTCG AATTCGTCATCGACCTCTTCTGACGGAGAATTTGTGTGGGAGACCGACCTCCAAGGTTACATCCTGTCCTCCTTCTTCTACGGCTACGTGATCACCCAGATCCCCTTCGGAATTCTAGccaaaaaatatggaaacatCTACTTTTTGGGAATTGGAATGCTCATTAATTCCGTGTTCGGACTGTTGGTACCTGCAGCCGCTCACATGGGCGTGTGGTGGTTGATAGTCGTGCGGTTTATTCAGGGTTTGGGAGAG GGGCCCATTGTACCATGTACCCATGCCTTGCTCGCCAAATGGATTCCGCCTAATGAAAGGAGTCGTATGGGTGCTTTTGTTTATGCAG GAGCCCAATTCGGAACGGTCATCTCAATGCCCCTTAGCGGCCTCTTGGCCGTCTCACACGGAGGATGGCCGTCAATATTCTACGTCTTCGGAGCTATCGGAGCTGTCTGGTGTGTTGCCTTTCTCCTCTGGATCTACGAAGATCCAGAAGTCAATCCGAAAATCAACCCGGATGAACGCATGTACATCCAGAAGTCTTTGGGAAGAGTTGCAGGACAAACT ATTCCCCCAATTCCATGGATGTCAATCCTCAAGTCTTTGCCATTCTGGGCCATTTTGCTCGCACATATGGGGCACAACTACGGCTACGAAACTTTGATGACGGAACTGCCCACCTACATGAAGCAAGTCCTGCATTTCAGTCTCAAAGAT aatGGATTTTTGTCAGCCATGCCCTATTTGGCGATGTGgctattttccattttcatcaGTCACGTCGCTGATTGGATGCTTACCAAGCCCTGTTTCAACCTAACAGTAGTCAGGAAACTCATAAATGCTATCG GTCAGTATGGGCCAGCAAGTGCCCTCTTTGCGGCCGCCTTCACAGGGTGCGACCGATGGTTGACCGTGAGTCTGCTCACCCTGGGTGTAGGATTGAACGGGGGCATTTACTCCGGTTTTAAAGTGAATCATCTGGACATCAGCCCTCAATTCGCAGGAATTTTAATGTCCTTCACGAATTGTCTGGCCAATCTGGCTGGGCTATTAGCCCCCATCTATGCAGGATATATGGTAAAGGGAACA CCAAGCATCGTCAAGTGGCGAAAAGTATTCATCACAGCAGCGGCTGTTTATGCAGCCTGTTGCTCATTCTACGTGTTGTTCAGCTCGGGTCAAAGACAGCACTGGGACCAGCCCCAAGACCCTGCCCCTGTGAGCCCTGAGGAGGGGAAAGAGAAAGGTGACAAACGCGCCGGCGTGGAGACCACTAGGGCCTag